The Nocardioides humi genome includes a region encoding these proteins:
- the rplT gene encoding 50S ribosomal protein L20, translating into MARVKRAVNAAKKRRTTLDRASGYRGQRSRLYRKAKEQVTHSLVYSYNDRRKNKGNFRRLWIQRINAAARAEGLTYNRFIQGLNLAGIEVDRKILADLAVNDPAAFSAIVAQAKAALPEDVNAPKVSA; encoded by the coding sequence ATGGCACGCGTCAAGCGCGCAGTGAACGCGGCGAAGAAGCGTCGTACCACCCTGGACCGGGCGAGCGGCTACCGCGGCCAGCGGTCGCGGCTGTACCGCAAGGCCAAGGAGCAGGTCACCCACTCGTTGGTCTACAGCTACAACGACCGGCGCAAGAACAAGGGCAACTTCCGCCGCCTGTGGATCCAGCGCATCAACGCGGCCGCCCGCGCCGAGGGCCTGACCTACAACCGGTTCATCCAGGGCCTCAACCTGGCCGGCATCGAGGTCGACCGCAAGATCCTCGCCGACCTCGCGGTCAACGACCCGGCCGCGTTCTCCGCGATCGTGGCGCAGGCCAAGGCCGCGCTGCCCGAGGACGTCAACGCGCCCAAGGTCTCCGCCTGA
- the rpmI gene encoding 50S ribosomal protein L35, whose protein sequence is MPKNKTHSGASKRFKVTGSGKILREKAGKRHNLEKKASKVTRRLTGTVEVAKNDVPRAKKMLGR, encoded by the coding sequence ATGCCCAAGAACAAGACGCACTCCGGCGCCAGCAAGCGGTTCAAGGTGACCGGCAGCGGCAAGATCCTCCGCGAGAAGGCCGGCAAGCGCCACAACCTCGAGAAGAAGGCCTCCAAGGTCACCCGTCGCCTGACCGGCACGGTCGAGGTCGCCAAGAACGACGTCCCGCGCGCGAAGAAGATGCTCGGTCGCTGA
- the infC gene encoding translation initiation factor IF-3 codes for MGPNGETVGIVPTDQALKLAQEADLDLVEIAPMGKPPVCKLMDYGKFKYENAQKAREARRNQTNVIIKEMKLRPKIDAHDYETKKGHVVRFLKAGDKVKITIMFRGREQHRPELGYRLLQKLAEDVQELGFVESNPKQDGRNMTMVIGPHKKKAEAKAEVKAAKQEAAAERAAEQAEERAERTSVQPATTRKAKRANEALDPDIDL; via the coding sequence GTGGGACCCAACGGAGAGACCGTCGGCATCGTCCCCACCGACCAGGCACTCAAGCTCGCGCAGGAGGCCGACCTGGACCTGGTGGAGATCGCGCCGATGGGCAAGCCCCCCGTCTGCAAGCTCATGGACTACGGGAAGTTCAAGTACGAGAACGCCCAGAAGGCCCGTGAGGCGCGACGGAACCAGACCAACGTCATCATCAAGGAGATGAAGCTCCGGCCCAAGATCGACGCGCACGACTACGAGACCAAGAAGGGTCACGTCGTTCGCTTCCTCAAGGCCGGCGACAAGGTCAAGATCACGATCATGTTCCGCGGCCGCGAGCAGCACCGCCCCGAGCTGGGCTACCGGCTGCTGCAGAAGCTGGCCGAGGACGTGCAGGAGCTGGGCTTCGTGGAGTCCAACCCCAAGCAGGACGGCCGCAACATGACCATGGTCATCGGGCCGCACAAGAAGAAGGCCGAGGCCAAGGCCGAGGTGAAGGCCGCCAAGCAGGAGGCCGCCGCCGAGCGGGCCGCCGAGCAGGCGGAGGAGCGCGCGGAGCGGACCTCGGTCCAGCCCGCGACCACCAGGAAGGCCAAGCGCGCCAACGAGGCGCTCGACCCCGACATCGACCTGTAA
- a CDS encoding SseB family protein — protein sequence MTASPNERPDARRLQGSEYVADAGAADPALAAALAAHDTGAAAYPDVLAALVPARLLVPVVAILGEAEVGADGLARDKSSDMAAVLLTGADGRLALLAFTDLAALAAWDPQARPVPVAAHLAAATAVQEGAHALVVDVAGPHPFVLADDDLHRVAAGWRPVRLEDGGWGWLGAAGNPPGDPD from the coding sequence GTGACCGCATCGCCGAACGAGCGTCCCGACGCCCGCCGCCTCCAGGGCTCGGAGTACGTCGCCGACGCCGGCGCCGCCGACCCCGCCCTGGCCGCGGCGCTCGCCGCGCACGACACGGGCGCCGCGGCGTACCCCGACGTGCTCGCCGCCCTCGTCCCCGCCCGCCTGCTGGTGCCGGTGGTGGCGATCCTCGGCGAGGCGGAGGTCGGCGCCGACGGGCTGGCCCGCGACAAGTCCAGCGACATGGCCGCCGTGCTGCTCACCGGCGCCGACGGCCGGCTCGCGCTGCTGGCGTTCACCGATCTCGCCGCGCTGGCGGCCTGGGACCCGCAGGCCCGGCCGGTCCCCGTCGCCGCCCACCTGGCCGCGGCGACCGCCGTCCAGGAGGGCGCCCACGCCCTCGTCGTGGACGTCGCCGGGCCGCACCCCTTCGTGCTCGCCGACGACGACCTGCACCGGGTCGCCGCCGGCTGGCGGCCGGTGCGGCTCGAGGACGGGGGCTGGGGCTGGCTGGGAGCGGCCGGGAACCCTCCCGGCGATCCCGATTAG
- a CDS encoding amino acid deaminase/aldolase — translation MQHQSFVARNRLAARLREAVAAWPDPLSTPVFVVDLDAFDANAADLARRAAGTPIRVASKSVRIPSLVGRALAADGFAGVLAYTLAEALWLVEHDVCDDIVVAYPSVDRAALAALVASPRAASRVTIMVDDPAHLDLVDSLRASTAVPVRVALDVDAGLRWGGQAVGPKRSPLYDVGAVTALARTVVDRPGFHLAGVMTYEGQVAGVPDSVPSRRARSAVVRKLKQLSVAQLAVRRTAIGEALDALKGYGDFAGLEFWNAGGSGSIESSAADPVVTEVTAGSGLLAPTLFDHYQVFSPTPAAFFGLPVTRRPSAEVATVHGGGLIASGPAGADRAPTPWAPAGLHLTGLEGAGEVQTPLVGTNAGRLAIGDLVWFRHAKSGEPFEHGRSVLLLQGERFVEEVPTYRGHGLAF, via the coding sequence GTGCAGCACCAGTCGTTCGTCGCGCGCAACCGGCTCGCCGCGCGCCTCCGCGAGGCCGTCGCGGCCTGGCCCGATCCCCTGTCCACCCCGGTCTTCGTCGTCGACCTCGACGCCTTCGACGCCAACGCCGCCGACCTGGCCCGTCGAGCCGCCGGGACGCCGATCCGGGTCGCGTCGAAGTCCGTGCGGATCCCGTCGCTCGTCGGCCGGGCGCTGGCCGCCGACGGCTTCGCCGGGGTGCTGGCCTACACGCTCGCCGAGGCGCTGTGGCTGGTCGAGCACGACGTGTGCGACGACATCGTGGTCGCCTACCCGAGCGTGGACCGGGCGGCGCTCGCCGCGCTGGTCGCCTCGCCGCGGGCCGCGTCGCGGGTGACGATCATGGTCGACGACCCCGCCCACCTCGACCTCGTCGACAGCCTGCGGGCGTCGACCGCCGTGCCGGTGCGGGTGGCGCTCGACGTCGACGCCGGCCTGCGCTGGGGCGGGCAGGCGGTCGGGCCCAAGCGCTCCCCCCTGTACGACGTCGGTGCGGTCACCGCCCTCGCGCGCACCGTCGTCGACCGGCCGGGGTTCCACCTGGCCGGCGTGATGACCTACGAGGGCCAGGTCGCCGGCGTACCGGACTCCGTGCCGAGCCGGCGGGCGAGGTCGGCGGTCGTCCGCAAGCTCAAGCAGCTCTCGGTCGCGCAGCTCGCGGTCCGTCGTACCGCCATCGGCGAGGCGCTGGACGCCCTGAAGGGGTACGGCGACTTCGCCGGGCTGGAGTTCTGGAACGCCGGCGGCTCGGGGTCGATCGAGTCCTCGGCCGCGGACCCCGTCGTCACCGAGGTGACCGCGGGCTCGGGGCTGCTGGCGCCGACCCTGTTCGACCACTACCAGGTCTTCTCCCCCACGCCGGCCGCGTTCTTCGGGCTGCCGGTGACCCGCCGCCCCTCAGCCGAGGTGGCCACCGTGCACGGCGGCGGGCTGATCGCGTCCGGCCCCGCCGGCGCGGACCGCGCCCCCACACCGTGGGCGCCCGCCGGGCTGCACCTCACCGGGCTCGAGGGCGCCGGGGAGGTGCAGACGCCGCTGGTGGGCACCAACGCCGGCCGGCTGGCGATCGGCGACCTGGTGTGGTTCCGGCACGCGAAGTCGGGCGAGCCGTTCGAGCACGGGCGCAGCGTCCTGCTCCTCCAGGGCGAGCGCTTCGTCGAGGAGGTCCCGACCTACCGTGGCCACGGTCTCGCCTTCTGA
- a CDS encoding uridine kinase family protein, with translation MATVSPSEVLAAALSRPPTLGGGRLICVDGLAGSGKTTLARALGALAPDAVVLGTDEMLEGWRGLPGLGRSVEALLRPLAAGLPGHWRRWDWYADGWAETRTVPPGPLLVLEGVGSAAAAYDDLVTLLVWVEAPREVRLARWLARDGEDMRPHWDAWLADEEALHAQEDTRARADIVIRT, from the coding sequence GTGGCCACGGTCTCGCCTTCTGAGGTCCTGGCCGCGGCGCTCTCCCGGCCACCGACGCTGGGCGGAGGCCGGCTGATCTGCGTCGACGGCCTGGCCGGCTCGGGCAAGACCACCCTGGCCCGGGCGCTGGGCGCGCTGGCGCCGGACGCCGTCGTCCTCGGCACCGACGAGATGCTGGAGGGCTGGCGCGGGCTGCCCGGCCTGGGCCGGTCGGTCGAGGCGCTGCTGCGGCCGCTGGCCGCCGGGCTGCCGGGACACTGGCGCCGCTGGGACTGGTACGCCGACGGCTGGGCCGAGACCCGGACGGTGCCGCCCGGCCCGCTGCTGGTCCTGGAGGGCGTCGGCAGCGCGGCCGCGGCGTACGACGACCTGGTGACGCTGCTGGTGTGGGTGGAGGCTCCCCGGGAGGTCCGGCTGGCGCGATGGCTGGCGCGCGACGGCGAGGACATGCGGCCGCACTGGGACGCCTGGCTGGCCGACGAGGAGGCGTTGCACGCGCAGGAGGACACCCGGGCGCGGGCGGACATCGTCATCCGCACCTGA
- a CDS encoding PH domain-containing protein: protein MAAPDSEPVVPSLPRTWRPFGPRMAAAVFGTVLVGAFAWLWIQFDPETKAAVNDLEKATVIFFILLGLALLNGLARSRVIAREDGLTVVNGYRTRRLAWSEVGTVRMPQGAPWPHLEQGEDDRISLLGIHSSDGARAATAVRELRAVVAAHQR, encoded by the coding sequence GTGGCCGCCCCCGACAGCGAGCCCGTCGTGCCCTCCCTGCCCCGCACCTGGCGGCCCTTCGGTCCCCGGATGGCCGCCGCCGTCTTCGGGACGGTCCTCGTCGGGGCCTTCGCGTGGCTGTGGATCCAGTTCGACCCGGAGACGAAGGCCGCGGTCAACGACCTGGAGAAGGCGACCGTGATCTTCTTCATCCTGCTCGGCCTGGCGTTGCTCAACGGCCTGGCCCGCTCCCGCGTGATCGCCCGCGAGGACGGCCTCACCGTCGTCAACGGCTACCGCACCCGCCGCCTGGCCTGGTCCGAGGTCGGCACCGTCCGGATGCCCCAGGGCGCCCCCTGGCCGCATCTCGAGCAGGGCGAGGACGACCGGATCTCACTGCTCGGCATCCACAGCTCCGACGGCGCCCGCGCCGCCACCGCCGTCCGGGAGCTGCGCGCGGTCGTCGCCGCCCATCAGCGCTAG
- the hisG gene encoding ATP phosphoribosyltransferase codes for MLKIAVPNKGALSEAASTMLREAGYAQRSDSKQLTKIDPDNGVEFFYLRPRDIALYVGEGTLDAGITGRDLLLDSHATATEALQLGFGRSKFRFAAVPGTATGMGDLAGKRIATSYDGVVRRFLTEQDVEATVVRLDGAVETSIQLGVADVIADVVETGSTLRNAGLEVFGDVILESEAVMITRQGADESALEVFTRRLQGVLVARAYVMMDYDIRAEKVEKAIALTPGIESPTVSPLHREGWVAVRSMVQRATAQRVMDELFALGARAILTTDIHACRL; via the coding sequence ATGCTCAAGATCGCCGTCCCCAACAAGGGGGCCCTGTCCGAGGCCGCCTCGACCATGCTCCGCGAGGCGGGCTACGCCCAGCGCTCGGACTCCAAGCAGCTCACCAAGATCGACCCCGACAACGGCGTCGAGTTCTTCTACCTGCGTCCGCGCGACATCGCGCTGTACGTCGGCGAGGGCACCCTCGACGCCGGCATCACCGGCCGCGACCTGCTCCTCGACTCCCACGCGACCGCCACCGAGGCGCTCCAGCTCGGCTTCGGCCGCTCGAAGTTCCGCTTCGCCGCGGTACCCGGCACCGCCACCGGCATGGGCGACCTCGCCGGCAAGCGGATCGCCACGTCGTACGACGGCGTGGTGCGCCGCTTCCTCACCGAGCAGGACGTCGAGGCGACCGTGGTCCGCCTCGACGGCGCGGTCGAGACGAGCATCCAGCTCGGCGTGGCCGACGTGATCGCCGACGTCGTCGAGACCGGCTCCACCCTGCGCAACGCCGGCCTGGAGGTGTTCGGGGACGTCATCCTCGAGTCCGAGGCGGTGATGATCACCCGCCAGGGCGCCGACGAGAGCGCGCTCGAGGTCTTCACCCGCCGCCTGCAGGGCGTCCTGGTCGCCCGCGCCTACGTGATGATGGACTACGACATCCGCGCCGAGAAGGTCGAGAAGGCGATCGCGCTCACCCCCGGCATCGAGAGCCCCACCGTCAGCCCGCTTCATCGGGAGGGCTGGGTCGCGGTCCGCTCGATGGTGCAGCGGGCCACCGCCCAACGGGTCATGGACGAGCTGTTCGCGCTGGGCGCCCGTGCGATCCTCACCACCGACATCCACGCCTGCCGGCTCTGA
- a CDS encoding phosphoribosyl-ATP diphosphatase, with the protein MKTFDELFAELSEKAQTRPEGSGTVRALDAGVHAIGKKLIEEAAESWMAAEHEGKDATALEISQLLYHAQVLMIASGLSLEDVYAHL; encoded by the coding sequence GTGAAGACGTTCGACGAGCTGTTCGCAGAGCTCAGTGAGAAGGCGCAGACGCGGCCCGAGGGGTCCGGCACGGTCCGGGCGCTCGACGCCGGCGTCCATGCGATCGGCAAGAAGCTGATCGAGGAGGCCGCTGAGTCCTGGATGGCCGCCGAGCACGAGGGCAAGGACGCGACGGCCCTGGAGATCAGCCAGTTGCTGTACCACGCCCAGGTCCTCATGATCGCGAGCGGACTCTCGCTCGAGGACGTCTACGCACACCTGTAA
- the ribH gene encoding 6,7-dimethyl-8-ribityllumazine synthase: protein MAGHGAPDIAPVDCHDLRVAVVAASWHTQVMDGLIAGAQRAFADHKLEAPVVVRVPGTFELPVTAATLAPSYDAVIALGVVIRGGTPHFDYVCNAATDGLTRVSLDHQTPIGFGVLTCDTEEQALDRAGIEGSSEDKGYEAASAALQTAATLKRIRRGSTDRLTSREDVRRAVRRAQ, encoded by the coding sequence ATGGCCGGACACGGCGCCCCCGACATCGCCCCCGTCGACTGCCACGACCTGCGCGTCGCGGTCGTCGCGGCGAGCTGGCACACCCAGGTCATGGACGGCCTGATCGCCGGCGCGCAGCGGGCCTTCGCCGATCACAAGCTCGAGGCGCCGGTGGTCGTGCGCGTCCCCGGCACCTTCGAGCTGCCCGTGACGGCGGCGACCCTCGCGCCGTCGTACGACGCGGTGATCGCCCTCGGCGTGGTCATCCGCGGCGGCACCCCGCACTTCGACTACGTCTGCAACGCCGCCACCGACGGCCTCACCCGGGTCTCGCTCGATCACCAGACCCCGATCGGGTTCGGCGTGCTCACCTGCGACACCGAGGAGCAGGCGCTGGACCGGGCCGGGATCGAGGGATCGAGCGAGGACAAGGGGTACGAGGCGGCCTCGGCCGCGCTGCAGACCGCGGCGACCCTCAAGCGGATCCGCCGGGGGAGCACCGATAGGCTGACCTCCCGTGAAGACGTTCGACGAGCTGTTCGCAGAGCTCAGTGA
- a CDS encoding bifunctional 3,4-dihydroxy-2-butanone-4-phosphate synthase/GTP cyclohydrolase II — protein MSVRLDPVERAIADIAAGRAVVVVDDEDRENEGDIIFAASKATPELMAFTIRYSSGVICAPMPGAMLDRLEIPLMTPHNKDAYRTAYTLSVDARDGVSTGISAADRAHTVRVLADSATEPWELTRPGHVFPLRYREGGVLVRRGHTEAAVDLCRLAGLTPAGVLVEVVNDDGTMKRAPELRAFADEHGLAMISIEDLVRYRRRVESHVVREAETRLPTTHGDFTAIGYTITVDGSEHVALVYGDPETLGEGGPVLTRVHSECLTGDVFGSSRCDCGPQLDEAMDRIVEAGRGVVVYLRGHEGRGIGLVAKLQAYQLQDGGRDTVDANLDLGLPADARHYGAATQILKDLGVSEVRLLTNNPDKVSSLEDYGIRVAERVPLTPHPNGHNLTYLLTKRDRMGHDLPDLPVPDAAADLEGVN, from the coding sequence ATGTCCGTGAGATTGGACCCCGTCGAGCGCGCCATCGCCGACATCGCGGCCGGCAGGGCCGTCGTGGTCGTCGACGACGAGGACCGCGAGAACGAGGGCGACATCATCTTCGCCGCCAGCAAGGCGACGCCGGAGCTGATGGCGTTCACGATCCGCTACTCCAGCGGCGTGATCTGCGCGCCGATGCCGGGTGCGATGCTCGACCGGCTGGAGATCCCGCTCATGACGCCCCACAACAAGGACGCCTACCGGACGGCGTACACGCTCTCGGTCGACGCCCGCGACGGCGTCAGCACCGGCATCTCCGCCGCCGACCGCGCCCACACCGTGCGGGTACTGGCCGACTCGGCGACCGAGCCGTGGGAGCTCACCCGGCCCGGGCACGTCTTCCCGCTGCGCTACCGCGAGGGCGGGGTGCTCGTCCGGCGCGGCCACACCGAGGCCGCCGTCGACCTGTGCCGCCTGGCCGGCCTGACGCCCGCCGGCGTCCTGGTCGAGGTCGTCAACGACGACGGCACCATGAAGCGGGCGCCCGAGCTGCGCGCGTTCGCCGACGAGCACGGCCTCGCGATGATCTCCATCGAGGACCTGGTCCGGTACCGCCGCCGCGTCGAGAGCCACGTCGTGCGCGAGGCCGAGACCCGGCTGCCGACGACGCACGGCGACTTCACCGCGATCGGGTACACCATCACCGTCGACGGCAGTGAGCACGTCGCGCTCGTGTACGGCGACCCGGAGACCCTCGGCGAGGGCGGCCCGGTGCTCACCCGGGTGCACTCCGAGTGCCTGACGGGCGACGTGTTCGGGTCCAGCCGCTGCGACTGCGGACCCCAGCTCGACGAGGCGATGGACCGCATCGTCGAGGCCGGCCGCGGCGTCGTGGTCTACCTGCGCGGGCACGAGGGCCGGGGGATCGGCCTGGTCGCCAAGCTGCAGGCCTACCAGCTCCAGGACGGCGGCCGCGACACCGTCGACGCCAACCTCGACCTCGGGCTCCCGGCCGACGCCCGCCACTACGGCGCCGCGACCCAGATCCTCAAGGACCTCGGGGTCTCCGAGGTGCGGCTGCTCACCAACAACCCCGACAAGGTCAGCTCGCTGGAGGACTACGGCATCCGGGTCGCCGAGCGGGTCCCGCTCACCCCGCACCCGAACGGGCACAACCTCACCTACCTGCTGACCAAGCGGGACCGGATGGGCCACGACCTGCCCGACCTCCCCGTGCCCGACGCGGCGGCCGACCTCGAAGGAGTCAACTGA
- a CDS encoding riboflavin synthase, translating into MFTGIVEELGTVTAVEDQGDAVRLTIASDVTLSDAGLGDSIAVNGCCLTVAERTDTTWTADVMAETLAKTGIGVLAVGDRVNLERAVTADKRLGGHIVQGHVDAVGEVVARTPSEHWEVVEIAMPADLGRYLVDKGSITVDGTSLTVVEAGDTSFTVSLIPETLARTTLGFRAVGDRVNLEVDVIAKHVEKLVRAYTDRPAKEN; encoded by the coding sequence ATGTTCACCGGCATCGTCGAGGAGCTCGGCACCGTCACCGCCGTCGAGGACCAGGGGGACGCCGTCCGGCTGACCATCGCGTCCGACGTGACGCTGTCCGACGCCGGCCTCGGGGACTCCATCGCCGTCAACGGCTGCTGCCTGACCGTCGCCGAGCGCACCGACACGACCTGGACCGCGGACGTCATGGCCGAGACGCTGGCGAAGACCGGCATCGGGGTCCTCGCCGTCGGCGACCGGGTCAACCTCGAGCGCGCCGTCACCGCGGACAAGCGGCTCGGCGGCCACATCGTCCAGGGGCACGTCGACGCCGTCGGCGAGGTCGTCGCACGCACCCCCAGCGAGCACTGGGAGGTGGTCGAGATCGCGATGCCGGCCGACCTCGGCCGCTACCTGGTCGACAAGGGCTCGATCACCGTCGACGGCACCTCCCTGACCGTGGTCGAGGCCGGCGACACCAGCTTCACCGTCAGCCTCATCCCCGAGACGCTGGCCCGGACGACGCTCGGGTTCCGGGCCGTCGGCGACCGGGTCAACCTCGAGGTCGACGTCATCGCCAAGCACGTGGAGAAGCTCGTGCGGGCCTACACCGACCGTCCGGCAAAGGAGAACTGA
- the ribD gene encoding bifunctional diaminohydroxyphosphoribosylaminopyrimidine deaminase/5-amino-6-(5-phosphoribosylamino)uracil reductase RibD, whose amino-acid sequence MAAGTFTREYDAMRRALVLAATPGVPLHPNPRVGCVLLAPDGTVVGEGCHHGAGTPHAEVEALEAAGERARGATAVVTLEPCGHTGRTGPCAQALIRAGVARVVIAQRDPNPQAAGGMETLQAAGIEADAGLLADEAVELNRAWTFAHRNGRPFVTWKFAATLDGRSAASDGTSRWVSSAPARRDTHLLRGLCDTMLVGTNTVEVDDPQLTVRDDDDRPLPRDVQPLRVVMGERELPAGRRILDDAAPTVHLRTHDAEAALRALYADHDRHHVFLEGGPTLAAAFLKAGLVDEVITYVAPMLLGAGRSAVGKLGIRTIADALRLELVDATVVGEGTEANVRLTMRGPTMRDRPMKEGA is encoded by the coding sequence ATGGCGGCAGGGACCTTCACCCGTGAGTACGACGCGATGCGTCGCGCGCTCGTCCTGGCAGCGACCCCCGGGGTGCCGCTGCACCCGAACCCGCGGGTCGGCTGCGTGCTGCTCGCGCCCGACGGCACGGTCGTCGGGGAGGGCTGCCACCACGGCGCCGGCACGCCGCACGCCGAGGTCGAGGCCCTGGAGGCCGCGGGGGAGCGGGCCCGTGGCGCGACCGCGGTCGTCACCCTCGAGCCGTGCGGCCACACCGGCCGCACCGGTCCGTGCGCCCAGGCCCTCATCCGGGCCGGCGTCGCCCGGGTCGTGATCGCCCAGCGCGACCCCAACCCGCAGGCGGCGGGCGGGATGGAGACCCTGCAGGCCGCGGGCATCGAGGCCGACGCCGGCCTGCTCGCGGACGAGGCGGTCGAGCTCAACCGGGCGTGGACCTTCGCGCACCGCAACGGGCGCCCGTTCGTGACCTGGAAGTTCGCGGCCACGCTCGACGGGCGCAGTGCCGCCAGCGACGGCACCTCCCGCTGGGTCTCCTCGGCGCCCGCGCGCCGCGACACCCACCTGCTCCGCGGCCTGTGCGACACGATGCTCGTCGGCACCAACACCGTCGAGGTCGACGACCCGCAGCTCACCGTCCGCGACGACGACGATCGGCCGCTGCCGCGCGACGTGCAGCCGCTGCGCGTCGTGATGGGCGAGCGCGAGCTGCCGGCCGGCCGTCGGATCCTCGACGACGCCGCGCCCACCGTGCACCTGCGCACCCACGACGCGGAGGCGGCCCTCCGCGCGCTGTACGCCGATCACGACCGGCACCACGTGTTCCTGGAGGGCGGGCCCACCCTGGCCGCGGCCTTCCTCAAGGCGGGCCTGGTCGACGAGGTGATCACGTACGTCGCGCCGATGCTCCTCGGCGCCGGCCGCTCGGCCGTCGGGAAGCTCGGAATCCGCACCATCGCCGACGCGTTGCGTCTCGAGCTGGTCGACGCCACGGTCGTCGGCGAGGGCACCGAGGCCAACGTCCGCCTGACCATGAGGGGACCGACCATGAGAGACCGACCCATGAAGGAAGGGGCCTGA
- a CDS encoding cupin domain-containing protein encodes MHYLARGEATGGLFGLYRWEFSEAVSGPGPHFHRTIAESFYVLDGEVRIHSGAGWVTARPGDFLHVPPGGIHGFRNESGAPASMLLHFAPGAPREPYFEGLDRLARGEEWTPEEYDAFMAEHDNVWVEE; translated from the coding sequence GTGCACTACCTCGCCCGCGGCGAGGCGACCGGCGGGCTGTTCGGGCTCTACCGCTGGGAGTTCTCCGAGGCCGTCAGCGGGCCCGGCCCGCACTTCCACCGCACCATCGCGGAGTCGTTCTACGTCCTCGACGGCGAGGTCCGCATCCACAGCGGCGCCGGGTGGGTGACGGCCCGGCCGGGCGACTTCCTGCACGTGCCTCCCGGCGGTATCCACGGGTTCCGCAACGAGTCCGGCGCGCCGGCGTCGATGCTGCTGCACTTCGCGCCGGGCGCGCCGCGGGAGCCGTACTTCGAGGGCCTCGACCGGCTCGCGCGGGGTGAGGAGTGGACGCCGGAGGAGTACGACGCGTTCATGGCCGAGCACGACAACGTGTGGGTCGAGGAGTAG
- a CDS encoding lipid-transfer protein, whose protein sequence is MSSRTLSGKAAIAGIGATEFSKESGRSELQLSVEAVRHALADCGLTTADVDGLVTFTMDTSSEIAVARELGIPELRFFSRINYGGGAACATVQQAAMAVATGVADVVVAYRGFNERSGDRFGQVSNWAAAQVNTNGLDNAWTYPLGLSTPAATVAMQARRYLHEYGATSADFGRVAVADRRHAATNPAAFFYRKPITLEDHQASRMIADPLHLLDCCQESDGAVALVVVSAERARDLAQRPAYVTAAAQGSGRDQFVMTSYYRDDIGIPEMGVVGRELWKQSGLTPADMPMAILYDHFTPYVLMQLEELGFCGRGEARHFIADGAIELGGRLPINTHGGQLGEAYIHGMNGIAEGVRQVRGTSVNPVADAAHVLVTAGTGVPTSGLILSA, encoded by the coding sequence GTGAGCAGCCGCACGCTCTCCGGCAAGGCCGCGATCGCCGGCATCGGCGCGACCGAGTTCTCCAAGGAGTCCGGCCGCTCCGAGCTCCAGCTCTCCGTCGAGGCGGTCCGCCACGCGCTCGCCGACTGCGGCCTGACAACCGCCGACGTCGACGGCCTGGTCACGTTCACGATGGACACCTCCTCCGAGATCGCCGTCGCCCGCGAGCTCGGCATCCCCGAGCTGCGCTTCTTCAGCCGGATCAACTACGGCGGCGGTGCGGCGTGCGCCACGGTCCAGCAGGCCGCCATGGCCGTCGCCACCGGCGTCGCCGACGTGGTGGTCGCCTACCGCGGCTTCAACGAGCGCTCCGGCGACCGCTTCGGCCAGGTCTCGAACTGGGCGGCCGCGCAGGTCAACACCAACGGCCTCGACAACGCCTGGACCTACCCGCTCGGCCTGTCGACGCCGGCCGCGACCGTGGCGATGCAGGCCCGCCGCTACCTGCACGAGTACGGCGCCACCTCGGCCGACTTCGGCCGGGTCGCCGTCGCCGACCGGCGCCACGCCGCGACCAACCCGGCCGCGTTCTTTTACCGCAAGCCGATCACCCTCGAGGACCACCAGGCCTCCCGGATGATCGCGGACCCGCTCCACCTGCTCGACTGCTGCCAGGAGTCCGACGGCGCCGTCGCCCTCGTCGTGGTCTCCGCCGAGCGGGCGCGCGACCTGGCCCAGCGGCCGGCGTACGTCACCGCCGCCGCCCAGGGCTCCGGCCGCGACCAGTTCGTGATGACGTCCTACTACCGCGACGACATCGGCATCCCCGAGATGGGCGTGGTGGGCCGCGAGCTGTGGAAGCAGTCCGGGCTCACCCCCGCGGACATGCCGATGGCGATCCTCTACGACCACTTCACGCCGTACGTCCTCATGCAGCTCGAGGAGCTCGGCTTCTGCGGCCGCGGCGAGGCGAGGCACTTCATCGCCGACGGCGCCATCGAGCTCGGCGGCCGCCTCCCGATCAACACCCACGGCGGCCAGCTCGGCGAGGCCTACATCCACGGCATGAACGGCATCGCCGAGGGCGTCCGCCAGGTCCGCGGCACCTCCGTCAACCCGGTCGCCGATGCCGCGCACGTGCTGGTCACCGCGGGCACCGGCGTGCCGACGAGCGGGCTGATCCTGTCCGCCTGA